The following are from one region of the Candidatus Bathyarchaeota archaeon genome:
- a CDS encoding AbrB/MazE/SpoVT family DNA-binding domain-containing protein has translation MTLVKTRKVGGSLVVTLPKTLVEEKKIREGEIIEITVRKVRKDGFGIFKGMKPFTVEDELKTHE, from the coding sequence TTGACTTTGGTTAAGACTAGGAAGGTCGGCGGTTCTCTAGTGGTTACGCTTCCTAAAACCCTCGTAGAGGAGAAGAAGATCAGAGAGGGTGAGATAATAGAGATAACGGTTCGAAAAGTCCGGAAGGATGGGTTCGGGATCTTCAAGGGGATGAAGCCGTTTACGGTAGAGGACGAGTTGAAGACTCATGAGTAG
- a CDS encoding PIN domain-containing protein, with amino-acid sequence MSRKRYIVDAYAWIEYFIGSEAGKNVKEVLEDGSCEVYTCAVTVAEIVSKVAREGRNPEVAYDILLRNSNIIDADHELSKDAGILHAEVRKTVKDFGLADAYVLASARRLKAKILTGDPHFRGFKEAVSL; translated from the coding sequence ATGAGTAGAAAGCGGTATATCGTAGATGCCTACGCTTGGATAGAGTATTTCATCGGAAGCGAGGCCGGTAAGAATGTGAAGGAGGTCCTAGAGGATGGGAGCTGCGAGGTTTACACCTGCGCGGTAACGGTCGCTGAAATCGTGAGTAAAGTCGCTAGAGAAGGACGAAACCCCGAAGTCGCATACGACATCTTACTACGCAACTCGAACATAATAGACGCCGACCACGAACTATCCAAGGACGCCGGCATCCTACACGCCGAAGTCCGGAAAACAGTGAAGGATTTCGGGTTAGCAGACGCTTATGTCTTAGCCTCTGCTAGAAGATTGAAGGCGAAAATCCTCACCGGAGACCCGCATTTCAGAGGGTTTAAAGAGGCCGTGTCTCTTTAG
- a CDS encoding flavin reductase family protein — protein MGKVSYPSGYYVRFSPPSPVVLVTCISRDGRANIITIGMYMPISFDPPLLAIGVSPKRYSHSLIEETGEFVVNVPGRDLVDAAVLCGSVSGRVVDKFKEAKLTAIPASKVKPPLIAECIAHFECRVYDEFTAGDHTIFVGEVVAVSIEEKAVKENMLDVTKAQPISHRGRYYFTPSLFYEAKK, from the coding sequence ATGGGTAAGGTTAGCTATCCCTCGGGCTACTACGTTAGGTTTAGTCCTCCAAGCCCTGTGGTGCTCGTGACATGTATATCTAGGGACGGTCGAGCCAACATAATAACTATAGGTATGTACATGCCCATATCCTTCGACCCGCCTCTATTGGCCATAGGGGTTTCACCCAAGAGATACTCTCATAGCTTGATAGAGGAGACTGGAGAGTTCGTAGTCAACGTCCCCGGTAGGGACTTGGTGGACGCCGCCGTGCTCTGCGGAAGCGTTTCAGGCCGCGTGGTCGATAAGTTCAAGGAAGCTAAGCTAACGGCTATACCGGCGTCTAAGGTTAAACCTCCGCTTATAGCGGAGTGCATAGCCCACTTCGAGTGCAGGGTATACGATGAATTTACGGCGGGGGACCATACTATATTCGTAGGCGAGGTCGTGGCCGTATCTATCGAGGAGAAGGCCGTCAAGGAGAATATGCTAGACGTAACGAAGGCACAGCCGATATCCCATAGGGGTCGCTACTACTTCACACCGTCGCTATTCTACGAAGCCAAGAAATAG
- a CDS encoding aminopeptidase P family protein, whose product MFFDKEFLRKRVEGFQRLMRENSIDASMVRTLSSFAYFTGVKWLRPALLIPAEGEPTAFVFKHEAEEFMEKSWIRDVKTYMKAEELMRSVSGSIREAAYRRVGFDYSLERDSYVLFFELFKKLNAQVEVVDVHALIMRLRMIKDPAEIEAIREAARIAEAGMRMAVDSLDVGKSELEIAAEAMAEMMRKGAEAPHIYVAAGPRPRVHAEPRSWNKIRPEDAVEIVISADYHGYYSNLTRTVFLGGLSGEKRRAYEAFMKAHQTVEENLKPGIRLIEVENMVGKLFEDTGFSDYHVAGFAHGVGLLPEEDPITTIVTPHRRYKVAENMVLAAIHAPLTVPGVGTIKFEDTYRVKPEKPERLTKFDYELAL is encoded by the coding sequence ATGTTTTTTGATAAAGAATTTTTGAGAAAACGGGTCGAAGGTTTTCAGCGTTTGATGAGGGAAAACAGTATAGACGCTTCCATGGTCAGGACGTTATCGTCTTTCGCATACTTTACCGGGGTGAAGTGGCTTAGACCCGCCTTGCTGATTCCAGCCGAAGGCGAGCCGACGGCGTTCGTGTTCAAACATGAGGCTGAAGAGTTCATGGAGAAAAGCTGGATTCGAGATGTAAAAACCTACATGAAGGCGGAGGAGCTCATGAGGAGCGTAAGCGGGTCGATAAGAGAGGCCGCGTATAGACGGGTAGGGTTCGACTACAGCCTCGAAAGAGACTCCTACGTCTTGTTCTTCGAGCTCTTCAAAAAGTTGAACGCGCAGGTGGAGGTCGTAGATGTACATGCGTTGATCATGCGGTTGCGCATGATCAAGGACCCCGCGGAGATAGAGGCGATTAGGGAGGCTGCTAGAATAGCTGAGGCTGGGATGCGTATGGCCGTGGATTCGTTGGATGTCGGGAAGAGTGAGCTTGAGATAGCCGCCGAGGCGATGGCTGAGATGATGCGTAAGGGGGCTGAAGCTCCGCATATATACGTCGCGGCTGGCCCGAGGCCTAGGGTACACGCTGAGCCTAGAAGCTGGAACAAGATAAGACCTGAAGACGCGGTTGAGATAGTTATATCGGCCGACTACCACGGGTATTACAGCAACCTGACCAGAACAGTCTTCCTAGGCGGCTTATCCGGCGAGAAGAGACGAGCCTATGAAGCGTTTATGAAGGCTCATCAGACGGTTGAGGAAAACCTGAAACCTGGGATTCGGCTGATCGAGGTTGAGAACATGGTCGGAAAGCTGTTTGAAGATACAGGTTTCAGCGACTACCATGTAGCCGGGTTCGCACATGGAGTGGGGTTGTTGCCAGAGGAAGACCCGATAACCACGATCGTCACCCCTCACCGCCGATACAAGGTGGCGGAAAACATGGTTCTAGCTGCTATACACGCACCTTTAACGGTCCCGGGAGTCGGAACGATAAAGTTTGAAGACACCTACCGGGTAAAACCTGAAAAACCAGAAAGACTAACGAAGTTCGACTATGAACTAGCCCTATGA